One genomic region from Rattus norvegicus strain BN/NHsdMcwi chromosome 10, GRCr8, whole genome shotgun sequence encodes:
- the Pirt gene encoding phosphoinositide-interacting protein produces the protein MEVLPKALEVDERSPESKDLLPSQTASSLCISSRSESVWTTTPRSNWEIYHKPIIIMSVGAAILLFGVAITCVAYILDESQAQKVVQVLRMIGPAFLSLGLMMLVCGLVWVPIIKKKQKQRQKSNFFQSLKFFLLNR, from the coding sequence ATGGAGGTGCTCCCCAAGGCCCTGGAGGTAGACGAGAGGTCTCCAGAGTCCAAGGACCTGCTGCCCAGCCAGACAGCCAGCTCCCTGTGCATCAGCTCCAGAAGTGAGTCTGTCTGGACCACCACTCCCAGAAGCAACTGGGAGATCTACCACAAGCCCATCATCATCATGTCCGTGGGTGCTGCCATTCTACTCTTTGGTGTGGCCATCACCTGCGTTGCCTACATCCTGGACGAATCGCAAGCGCAAAAGGTTGTGCAAGTCCTCAGGATGATAGGGCCTGCCTTCCTGTCCTTGGGACTCATGATGCTGGTGTGCGGACTGGTGTGGGTCCCCATAATcaaaaagaagcagaagcaaaggCAGAAGTCCAACTTCTTCCAAAGCCTCAAGTTCTTCCTCCTGAACCGCTGA